The DNA region ACAACTGTCGGCACTCGTGGAAAGGCAGGAGGTGTAGGACAAAACCACGCAGTTCTCAACGTGCGCGCGCATGCCGAACGGATGCTGTCCTCTTCAGTGAAGACTTCTTCCAAGCACAACGGATACATCCGACTTGTCGAATATCCTTCCACTTGGAGCGGACAATTACCTATGCTTGGCGGCAGGGTGTCATCACGGTCGACCGCCATTGTGACCACCTCATGGCTGTCTTTTGTGCAGGTGGCAAACGACATGTTCGTCGACATGCGAATTGCGAACTGAGAAGGGCGCATTCTCATTCTCCACCCCATGAGGAAGAACCAAGACCCCAATAAGCGAGTAATTAATGCGTCTGTCCAACTGTTGGTGACCTTGGTGTGATGCTCTGGATGGTCACCACGCAGTCGTCAAATGGCGTTCGAGCATCGCCGTGATGGACGAGCAAATGACGGCGCGATGCTGGGAGATCTCGAAAAGGGCACAGTGGGGTTCCCCCATGCAAGTTCCCATAGCGGGGACCAGCAGGGGGCAATTGCAGCCTGGGCGGGTAAATAAGCCTCTTGATTGGATGCTGActtctcttcaacctctcgcCCGTGTTCTCGGACTCGAGCTTTTCTCCCACGTCCCCTCATGATGCAAGGGATGGTGAACCTCACTGAAGATGATTCTCGATGCAGCATTCCAGAACGCGCTGACTCGTGGCACTGAAGATTCTCTGTCCGGTAGCGGTGGTGTCCTGTGATGCGTGCTGTCCGTCATCCGTCAGCTGCTGTGTCTCTCAATGGTTCCAGCTCTcactgctgttgctgccggaCGGGCATGTCAAGAGGTGACCCCCAGCTGCGGCCGCCCTCTGGTGAAAGCCATTGTTCAATCAGGTACGAGGACTGGGCCTCGAGTCGGCTCCGGCAGTTCGGGTCGGCCGTCTTTTGATAACCGCCTGAAGTCATGTGCcgggtggatgggttgaaAAGAGGCAATTAAGGAGATTTGTTATCCAAATCGATAGCTTGGGGCTGTTGGATCATCAACAGCCAAGCTCAGGACAGTGTGGGAAACGGGAGCTGAGAGAAGCCAAGCAGCCAAGTCACCCAAACACACGGAACGTCCCGTTCGCACTGACCTTATCTTGGTGGTCCGTGCGCTGTCAAGCACTTTATCGATCACAGTGGGATGCTTGGGCCTCATTTCATCCGAGTTTATGCTCTCGATGCAACGTCGAGATGCTCGGGTACCTCACTCTGGGTGTGTTCTATTTATGGGGCTTGGTTAAACTGTCTTGGTACGCCTGTCTTACATTGAAGAGGGGAATGCTGAATCTCAACTAGAAGCGACACAAATGGTGAGAGCCTTGAAGCGAAACACCATGAGCCAGAGGTGAAGAACGAAATGCAGCATGTAAACAAACACAACCCAGCTACAATGTATTCAATGAGTGGTAATTGTCAAAACATCGCCCTCTGCCCGGAAGCCTTGCCGGTGGTACACTCTGTCGTGGCACGCGGTCACTGCGATGTTCATTCGTGTCCAAGATCGTCGCTTTCAACCAGCTGGCACCGGCTACAATGTATCCAGTGTctcccttcctcttcataTACACCCGTTCAACGCTGTGATAGCAAATTCGAGAACCgtttttggggttgaggtgttTTGCATAAGGTTATCAACATTGTGGTTCCCAAATACAAACCATATTCATCTGTACAATGTGGCAAGTGAAATGTTAATGAGCAGTGGTAtgaacaaccaccaccagacttGGGCACCAGCTGTTTGGCAAGCCACATGCTACTACACCATCAGCTCTTCAACATTGACATTCTGAATAGTGGGGCAGCACAGAAGAAAATGTTCAAAAGACAGCACGGCGGTTCAACACCGCGAAGCTATTGTTTTCACCTCATCTATGCGTTTGTTCCCCCGGGTAGGCAGAATATTTCTGaaatggtggtgtttgagcAGAAGCAGCCACAATATTTAAAGTATGAGGCTTATTCCCAAACAAGCAATTCAGGACACATGCTGTCATTAGCATAAAAAAGACCCTGCAATAAACATACCCCAGCTCCCCATCTCACATGACCCCAGCCCAACAAGAAACAAATACCCATTTGAAGCCCTAAACCGAAACACTCCTAACCCACGCTAACCCACCAGTCCAGTCTTATGTTGATGAAACTCAAGATGAAGAAGTATGCCGCTGAACACCGACAGTGGTCTCTCTTTCGAGATACCTCTCATCTTCAATGGACGCATCTCGTACATGAGGTCAAGCTGTACGAAAGAGCAGATGAATCCGAAGGTACCAATGACTATTGCGATAGATCCAAGTACAATCTCCACTGTGACTGCATCAAGGTGAGGTTTCCGTGTGGAGACATCTAACCTGGAGAGTATCACTGGGACACAGCGGAGAATCTTTTTCACTTGATCGGAAGGGGTTGAGAGATTGTGTGTTCTCGCCATAGAGTATCGGCGCCATGCTATATAGTCTTTGGGCAATGATTTTCTTGTGTTGGTATGCAAGTGATAATGTGTAGGTAATAGTTTTGGGCTAAATAAGCAGACAACAACGCTGAAATAGGCCGGGGAAAAAGGCGAAGACTCATGTGGATCAGTGTGAAGTTGGATTAAAGGTCTAGAGCAGGAGTATGTGTTTATGTTGAGCGCCAGatgatgaaggagaagaagggagtTTTGCTGATAATATACCAACCTGGGTAGGGCTGCCATCCATATTAATGCCAAGAGATCGTGAGGGCTGTAACATCGTTTCCGTGCGCCCTCTCGGAGAAACCAATCAAAACACGAACGAGCTTCACTGCCTACGACGCACCATGCAATTCACCAGGAGAAGAACTTCCGAGCAAGGAGGATATGCTATCTCATGTAGGTGCTGGTACATTTGGTCAAAGCCTCTTACACCTGCGAATCAGACAGCTCATAGGACAGCCCCAGCTTTCAGCCTCAGCTAAATGGTATGAACGACAACAGGATGAGTGTTGGGCCCATGATATCCTAGACCTCTTACATCCACCCTTGTCTCCTTTCCTTCCACCAAATCTGCCATGACGACACCTGTCCCCAGACTCATCGCAATCCCCCAAGGCCCATGCCCGGCCGCAACCCAAActcccccgtccccaacACTGATCCCGAGGTCCTCCCCTGTGATCTGCGATACAATCGGCGCCCCCCACTCCGTCACAGGCCGGAaacacaacccctccctcacaacctccaagcccccatcaccaccctttATAATatcccccaccgcctccctcagCAACCCTCTCTGCTCATCCAACGGCCTggctttccccttctccggATCCTGAACCTCCAAAGTAGAATCATTCAACCCCGCAAAAtaaacctcccctcctccgcctaACCTCGAAAACATCTCCGGACAGAAGTTCTTTTCATGCGTAGTAAAAACAGCATGacactcttcctccccctctcttgTATCCCAAATTGGTGTCCGAACGACAATACTATGCCCAGCCAAACTCCCCACCCTCATCCCTACCTTTGCCTGGGGAAACAGCGTTCTAAACACCTTTGGTGTCCAAACCCCAGCTGTAATCACAACTCTATTCCCCTTCACAACCCTCTCACTCCCATCTTTCAAGTCCCTCACTTTCACCCCCTTAACCTCCCCTGTAAGatcatccctcaccaaccccgtcgCCTTCGCAGGCTGTAGcaccttcccccctcttttcatcacctcccccaacaaccactgaCAGAGTCGTAAAGGATCAACCTGCGCCGTAGTCCCCTCCTCACTGATAACCTCGACtttatccccctccttcttcttcaaccaacCCGGTCTCCTCGCCTCGTCATGTTCCGCCTCCACAGGCGCGGCATTAACCCTTGACGTCCCACTTCTCAACCAGTCATCACCCCGTTTCTGCTGCTTTGATCCGTCATGGTGCTGGATATAAGAGATGCAGATAGAGGGTGTGTACCCCCAATTTTCTCTGCCGTTGTTTTCAGCTGCCAGGCGGGCGTGTTCGTTGAACGAAAGGGCgccgaggggggtgagggagggggagaaccAATCTTTTGCGAGGAAGCCACCTGCGAAgccagaggcagaggagaagAGTTCCGGGGAGGGATCGATGAGGGTtatggggttggtgttggttggtgagagggagaggtagTAGGCTGTGGAGAGGCCTATAATGCCGcagccgaggatgatgatgttgtcgttggggtcgatggtggtggtggtgatgatggtcatggtgaggttgaaggaCTGGTCGTaagggtgggttggttgtttaAAATCTGAGAAATAGGTTGAAGTTAGAAGATGAAGCAAGTCAGTATCAGGGCTGGGGATTGAAAGAGGTCATGTAATGGTCTATAGTTGCGTGGAAACAATCGTATCTATGAAGATGTTAGATGAACGACAAgcgtcacctcctccagatATCCCAACCAGCTCTCCACCAAGTAGCATGAATTCCATGCTTCTGAATGGACAATTCAGCAGACTACCAATCTTCAATCATGCCCGAGCCGAATTCCCCATTCTGCGCCCTTGATTCGacatctcttcttccccaaaaGGCAGTTAAATAGCAGAAGTCGATACCCCGCGCTCCACCCACAACGTCAACCTCAAAGAGGGGCAATCGAGTTCGAGCGAGGGGTGTTACCGAATCCCGAAAATCTGGATTAACGCTCTTCCCGAACAGCTACGCAGTCTACGCCAACTAATCACCGCAGGACACTATCCAAACTCTCCAAACCAtaccacaccaccagcaaacaAAATGCCAGAACCTCAAGTAATTATCATCACCGGCGCCAGCCGTGGCATCGGCCACGCCATAgccacccacctcctcaaagcAGGCCACAAGGTCGTCCTCACAGCTCGCTCCCCTGaaaagctggaggagcttcaGAAAGAATACCCATCACAAGTCCGGTATCTAGCGGCTGATATGACCTTGCCTGATGTGCGTAGCATACCtcaaaacacacacaactcACACATCACAACTAactaaccccctcccctcaaagACACCCTACCAACTCAAAGaactcaccctcctccacttccatCACATCAACgcagtcatcatcaaccacggCGCCCTCTCGCCAATGACCCGCGtcgccaactcctccatTGACGACTGGAAAGCCCTCTTCGACGCCAACTTTTTTAGCGCCCTCGCCCTAGCCAAGGAAACCATCCCCTACCTGAGAGAAACCAAAGGCCGTCTCATCTTCACCTCATCGGGCGCCGCAACAGGAGCTTACACCGCCTGGGGCGCCTACGGAACCTCCAAAGCAGCGCTGAACCACCTTTCCAAGCACATTGCCGTTGAGGAACCAGACATCACTTCGGTAGCCGTCAGCCCTGGGAGAGTAGACACTGACATGCAAAAGGAACTTCGAGAAAAGGGCAAGGCGGAGATGGCACCAAAAGATCACGAAGCGTTCAGCAAAGAGTTTGAAGCAGGGACATTGGTGAGACCAGAGCAGTCTGGTGGTGTTATTGCTAATCTTGCTGTATCTGCGAAGCCAGAACTGGCCGGACAGTATTTCAAGTACGTGCCTACCTGAGTCCTCACACGATAAGAGGTTGAGATGCTAACTGTTGCAGGTGGAATGCGCCAGAATTGGCCGAGTACCAATTGAGTTGAACAAGCTGGGATGGGTCTATTTGCCGGTCAGAAATGTCCATAACCAACGAGTGAAAGCATATTCAAGATGATACAGGCGGCAAATCAGTCGAAAGATGAAAAGTCTGATTGGTTTCCACATTGTATATTCGGTTTTTTAAGCACGAAAAATTTGTTCATCACATTGCCGTGTGCTGTTGGGACATAGAATAGAAAATAGAAGGCTACCTACAAGCTAGACAACTCCAAAACCAGACCACGGCCATCACCGTCTGGATCTAGGGACCGATATTAGTCCTCCGTCCCTCTTGCAGAAGAACAAGCTGCCATGAAGCCATCGACCGAGAAAACGAGATC from Podospora pseudoanserina strain CBS 124.78 chromosome 1, whole genome shotgun sequence includes:
- a CDS encoding hypothetical protein (COG:E; EggNog:ENOG503NX11) — protein: MTIITTTTIDPNDNIIILGCGIIGLSTAYYLSLSPTNTNPITLIDPSPELFSSASGFAGGFLAKDWFSPSLTPLGALSFNEHARLAAENNGRENWGYTPSICISYIQHHDGSKQQKRGDDWLRSGTSRVNAAPVEAEHDEARRPGWLKKKEGDKVEVISEEGTTAQVDPLRLCQWLLGEVMKRGGKVLQPAKATGLVRDDLTGEVKGVKVRDLKDGSERVVKGNRVVITAGVWTPKVFRTLFPQAKVGMRVGSLAGHSIVVRTPIWDTREGEEECHAVFTTHEKNFCPEMFSRLGGGGEVYFAGLNDSTLEVQDPEKGKARPLDEQRGLLREAVGDIIKGGDGGLEVVREGLCFRPVTEWGAPIVSQITGEDLGISVGDGGVWVAAGHGPWGIAMSLGTGVVMADLVEGKETRVDVRGLGYHGPNTHPVVVHTI
- a CDS encoding hypothetical protein (COG:Q; EggNog:ENOG503NZ6I), whose product is MPEPQVIIITGASRGIGHAIATHLLKAGHKVVLTARSPEKLEELQKEYPSQVRYLAADMTLPDTPYQLKELTLLHFHHINAVIINHGALSPMTRVANSSIDDWKALFDANFFSALALAKETIPYLRETKGRLIFTSSGAATGAYTAWGAYGTSKAALNHLSKHIAVEEPDITSVAVSPGRVDTDMQKELREKGKAEMAPKDHEAFSKEFEAGTLVRPEQSGGVIANLAVSAKPELAGQYFKWNAPELAEYQLS